In Jejubacter calystegiae, the following are encoded in one genomic region:
- a CDS encoding monooxygenase, with amino-acid sequence MAKLIQIHFDFSGPFGARMAAQLKELAESINQEPGFIWKVWTEDAQRQLAGGVYLFEDDKSARAYMAKHTARLQAMGINEVVCELFDVNEPLTAINHGVTQR; translated from the coding sequence ATGGCAAAACTCATACAGATTCACTTCGATTTCAGCGGCCCGTTTGGGGCGCGGATGGCGGCACAGCTTAAGGAGCTGGCCGAATCCATTAACCAGGAGCCGGGATTTATCTGGAAGGTCTGGACCGAAGATGCTCAGCGCCAGCTGGCGGGGGGCGTCTACCTGTTTGAAGATGATAAGAGCGCCCGGGCCTATATGGCTAAGCATACTGCCAGGCTTCAGGCCATGGGCATTAACGAGGTGGTCTGCGAGCTGTTTGACGTTAATGAGCCGCTGACGGCGATAAACCATGGCGTTACGCAGCGGTAA
- a CDS encoding nuclear transport factor 2 family protein, whose protein sequence is MKSAVKPMAMAATLLAAAFCSSALAQNISPVQQEKNRQLVINFYNDFFNRHEVDTAARVVAEDYRQHNPQVPDGKRPFVEGFRDYFRQNPGARARIVRSAVDGDRVWLHVHSTERDGDRGEAVVDIFRVRDGKIVEHWDVIQAVADKAQNANTMF, encoded by the coding sequence ATGAAAAGTGCAGTAAAACCTATGGCGATGGCGGCGACGCTGCTGGCGGCAGCTTTTTGCTCCAGCGCCCTGGCGCAGAATATTTCCCCCGTTCAGCAGGAAAAAAATCGCCAGCTGGTGATTAATTTCTATAACGACTTTTTTAACCGCCACGAGGTGGATACAGCCGCCCGGGTGGTGGCGGAAGATTACCGGCAGCATAATCCCCAGGTGCCGGACGGCAAGAGGCCCTTTGTGGAAGGATTCCGCGACTATTTCCGACAGAACCCCGGCGCCCGGGCGCGTATCGTACGCAGCGCCGTCGATGGCGACAGGGTCTGGCTGCACGTTCATTCCACGGAGCGCGACGGCGATCGCGGTGAAGCGGTAGTGGATATTTTCCGGGTTCGCGACGGTAAGATCGTCGAGCACTGGGACGTTATCCAGGCGGTGGCGGATAAAGCGCAAAACGCCAACACCATGTTCTGA
- a CDS encoding OmpP1/FadL family transporter, producing the protein MKKLAICCYGLLFSGMSQASALYFYEIGTEDTALAGAGQAARAQDASTIATNPAGMTRLPDHMLTTGVQVMNGDVSYDMENNGRDPGDVMRPFPNASLFYSQRLSDNLYAGIGMYGNFGLGLDFGNWAGERLINKATMVGVTLSPSIAWKLSDKVSVGFGPGINYGYLSLRRDLNGSDERQHDSDWAMNYKLGLLMDLTDQTRMGITWTSKTDYDFDIDSTARFPNLPNRENSLPLSAQVRAPQQIMVSLVHDINRQWSVMGDLGWQDWSQFGSPEISAGNRDLTHSNRLKDSWHTSLGVQYRPNEKWRINGGIAFDSTIYDSQSDVSLSLPTGDEWRFATGAQYQITPSSNIGFAVEYLHMQSSKVQSPQMIKGEYSHPYFWFASVNYSYQF; encoded by the coding sequence ATGAAAAAACTCGCGATTTGTTGCTATGGGCTGCTGTTCTCGGGCATGAGCCAGGCCAGCGCGCTCTACTTTTATGAAATCGGCACTGAGGATACCGCGCTGGCCGGTGCCGGGCAGGCCGCTCGAGCCCAGGACGCCTCGACCATTGCCACCAACCCGGCGGGCATGACCCGCCTGCCGGACCATATGTTAACCACTGGCGTTCAGGTGATGAACGGCGATGTCTCCTACGATATGGAGAATAACGGCAGAGATCCTGGCGACGTCATGCGGCCGTTTCCCAATGCCAGCCTGTTCTACAGCCAACGTCTGAGCGACAACCTCTATGCTGGTATCGGTATGTACGGTAACTTTGGTCTCGGTCTGGACTTTGGCAACTGGGCGGGAGAACGGTTAATCAATAAAGCAACAATGGTGGGCGTTACACTCAGCCCCTCCATTGCCTGGAAGCTGAGCGATAAAGTCTCTGTCGGTTTCGGTCCCGGTATTAACTACGGCTATTTGAGCCTGAGACGCGACCTTAACGGCAGCGATGAACGCCAGCATGACAGCGACTGGGCCATGAATTACAAGCTTGGGTTACTGATGGATCTGACCGATCAGACCCGTATGGGCATTACCTGGACCAGCAAAACCGATTACGACTTCGATATCGATAGCACCGCTCGCTTCCCTAACCTGCCGAACAGGGAAAATAGCCTGCCGCTCTCCGCCCAGGTGCGGGCACCCCAGCAGATTATGGTCAGTCTGGTGCATGATATTAACCGCCAGTGGTCCGTCATGGGGGATTTAGGCTGGCAGGACTGGAGCCAGTTTGGCAGCCCGGAAATCTCGGCCGGTAACCGGGATCTCACCCACAGCAACCGCCTGAAGGATTCCTGGCATACCTCGCTGGGGGTTCAGTACCGGCCAAATGAGAAGTGGCGCATTAATGGCGGCATCGCGTTTGACAGCACCATCTACGATTCCCAGAGCGATGTGTCATTGTCGTTGCCGACCGGCGATGAATGGCGTTTCGCGACCGGCGCCCAGTACCAGATTACGCCGTCCAGCAATATCGGTTTCGCCGTGGAATATCTGCATATGCAGTCGTCAAAAGTGCAGTCGCCCCAGATGATTAAAGGCGAATACAGTCATCCTTACTTCTGGTTTGCCAGCGTCAACTACAGCTATCAGTTTTGA
- a CDS encoding APC family permease, protein MSTNTSLNTAAVAKPQLRKSLKLWQVVMMGLAYLTPMTVFDTFGIVSGVSNGHVPASYLLALAGVLFTAISYGKLVRQFPQAGSAYTYAQKSIGPHVGFMVGWSSLLDYLFLPMINVLLAKIYLTALFPEVESWIWVVGFVIILTAANLKSINLVANFNTLFVLVQVAIIAVFIFLVVHGLRRGEGVGTVWSLQPFISENAHLLPIITGATIVCFSFLGFDAVTTLSEETPDAAKKIPKAIFLTALYGGFIFIVASFAMQLFFPDNARFKDPDAALPEIALYVGGKLFQSIFLCTTFINTLASGLASHASVSRLLYVMGRDRVFPERVFGYVHPKWRTPALNVIMVGIVALSAQFFNLVTATALINFGALVAFTFVNLSVFNFFYRREGRNKTRKEKFHYLVLPLVGAATVAVLWINLEATSLTLGLVWAALGLLYLTWLTRRFHQPPPQYDAAKVEQVLD, encoded by the coding sequence ATGTCCACTAACACCTCGCTCAATACCGCCGCCGTCGCCAAACCGCAGCTGCGCAAATCCCTGAAGCTCTGGCAGGTGGTGATGATGGGCCTGGCCTATCTGACGCCAATGACGGTATTCGATACCTTCGGCATCGTCTCCGGGGTCAGCAACGGCCATGTTCCGGCCTCCTACCTGCTGGCGCTGGCGGGCGTGCTCTTTACCGCCATCAGCTACGGCAAGCTGGTACGCCAGTTCCCCCAGGCGGGCTCGGCCTATACCTACGCTCAAAAGTCCATTGGCCCCCACGTTGGCTTTATGGTGGGCTGGTCGTCGCTGCTCGACTATCTGTTCCTGCCAATGATTAACGTGCTACTGGCGAAAATCTACCTGACCGCGCTGTTCCCGGAAGTGGAATCCTGGATCTGGGTGGTGGGTTTTGTGATTATCCTGACCGCGGCTAACCTGAAAAGCATTAATCTGGTCGCCAACTTTAATACCCTGTTCGTGCTGGTGCAGGTGGCTATTATCGCCGTCTTTATCTTCCTGGTGGTTCACGGGTTACGGCGCGGCGAAGGAGTGGGCACCGTCTGGTCGCTACAGCCGTTTATCAGCGAAAACGCCCACCTGCTGCCGATTATCACCGGTGCGACCATTGTCTGCTTTTCGTTTCTGGGCTTCGATGCAGTGACTACGCTTTCGGAAGAGACGCCAGACGCCGCCAAAAAGATCCCCAAAGCGATATTTCTGACCGCGCTCTACGGCGGGTTTATCTTTATCGTCGCCTCGTTCGCCATGCAGCTGTTCTTCCCGGACAACGCGCGTTTTAAGGATCCCGACGCTGCGCTGCCGGAAATTGCCCTGTACGTCGGCGGCAAGCTGTTTCAGTCAATCTTCCTGTGTACCACCTTTATCAACACCCTGGCATCGGGACTGGCTTCCCACGCCAGCGTCTCGCGACTGCTGTATGTGATGGGGCGCGACCGGGTCTTCCCGGAGCGGGTCTTTGGTTATGTACATCCGAAGTGGCGCACGCCGGCGCTGAACGTGATTATGGTGGGTATCGTCGCGCTGTCGGCGCAGTTCTTCAACCTGGTGACCGCCACGGCGCTGATTAACTTCGGGGCGCTGGTGGCCTTCACCTTCGTTAATCTTTCGGTATTTAACTTCTTCTATCGCCGGGAAGGCCGTAATAAAACCCGCAAAGAGAAGTTCCACTACCTGGTGCTGCCGCTGGTGGGCGCCGCCACCGTCGCCGTGCTGTGGATCAATCTTGAGGCCACGTCCCTGACGCTGGGACTGGTATGGGCCGCGCTGGGACTACTGTACCTGACCTGGCTGACCCGCCGCTTCCATCAACCGCCGCCGCAGTACGATGCGGCTAAGGTCGAGCAGGTCTTGGATTAA
- a CDS encoding glutamine synthetase family protein, whose translation METNILEVESFIQHSEERRSSAFGLEVKRYLERYPETQYVDVLLTDLNGCFRGKRIPVSGLHKLDKGCYFPASVFAMDILGNVVEETGLGQALGEPDRTCIPVPGTLTPSAAEPQTIAQLLLTMLDEDGTPFDVEPRNVVNRLWQQLRSRGLFPVVAVEMEFYLLDKQRDADGYLQPPCAPGTQDRNTQSQVYSVDNLNHFARVLNDIDELARLQLIPADGAVAEASPGQFEINLNHTDNVLDACDDALALKRLVRVVAEKHDMHATFMAKPYEEHAGSGMHIHISLVDSQRHNVLADDNGEDSALLKRALAGMIDLMPASMTLLAPNVNSWRRFQPGMYVPTQASWGHNNRTVALRIPCGDRNNHRVEYRVAGADANPYLVMAAILAGILHGLDNTLPLPSRVEGNGLEQEGVPFPIRQSDALSTFASHQTLREQLGERFSHVWLACKNDELTQFERLITDTEIDWMLKNA comes from the coding sequence ATGGAAACCAATATCCTGGAAGTTGAGAGCTTTATTCAGCATTCTGAAGAGAGGCGAAGTAGCGCGTTCGGCCTTGAGGTAAAACGCTATCTGGAACGCTATCCGGAAACCCAGTACGTGGATGTGCTGTTGACCGACCTTAACGGTTGCTTCCGCGGCAAGCGTATTCCGGTCTCCGGCCTGCATAAACTGGACAAAGGCTGCTATTTTCCGGCATCGGTGTTCGCCATGGACATTCTGGGCAACGTGGTCGAAGAGACCGGGCTGGGCCAGGCGCTGGGAGAACCGGATCGCACCTGTATCCCGGTGCCGGGCACTCTGACCCCTTCTGCCGCCGAACCACAAACCATCGCCCAGCTGCTGCTGACGATGCTGGATGAAGATGGCACTCCCTTTGACGTTGAACCACGGAACGTTGTCAACCGGCTCTGGCAGCAGCTGCGCAGCCGCGGCCTGTTCCCCGTGGTAGCGGTAGAGATGGAGTTCTATTTGCTGGATAAGCAACGCGATGCCGACGGCTATCTGCAACCCCCCTGCGCCCCAGGCACCCAGGACCGCAATACCCAGAGTCAGGTCTATTCGGTGGATAACCTGAATCACTTCGCCCGGGTACTGAACGACATCGACGAGCTGGCCCGCCTGCAGCTCATTCCCGCCGACGGTGCGGTAGCCGAAGCCTCTCCCGGACAGTTCGAAATCAACCTTAACCATACCGATAACGTGCTGGATGCCTGTGACGACGCCCTGGCCCTTAAGCGCCTGGTGCGAGTGGTGGCGGAAAAACACGATATGCACGCCACCTTCATGGCCAAGCCGTACGAAGAGCACGCCGGCAGCGGTATGCACATCCATATCAGCCTGGTCGACAGCCAGCGCCACAACGTACTGGCGGACGATAACGGCGAAGATTCGGCGCTACTGAAGCGCGCGCTGGCCGGTATGATCGATCTGATGCCCGCCTCCATGACGCTTCTGGCGCCGAATGTGAACTCCTGGCGTCGCTTTCAGCCCGGCATGTACGTACCGACTCAGGCCTCCTGGGGCCACAACAACCGCACCGTAGCGCTGCGTATTCCCTGCGGCGATCGCAACAACCACCGGGTGGAATACCGGGTGGCGGGCGCCGATGCCAACCCCTACCTGGTGATGGCCGCGATACTGGCCGGCATATTGCACGGTCTGGACAACACACTGCCGCTGCCGTCACGGGTGGAAGGCAACGGTCTGGAACAGGAAGGCGTGCCCTTTCCCATTCGTCAGAGCGATGCGCTATCGACCTTCGCCAGCCATCAGACGCTGCGCGAGCAGCTGGGGGAACGCTTCAGCCACGTCTGGCTGGCCTGTAAAAACGACGAACTCACCCAGTTCGAACGTCTGATTACCGACACCGAAATCGACTGGATGCTAAAAAACGCCTGA
- the puuD gene encoding gamma-glutamyl-gamma-aminobutyrate hydrolase has translation MGNIFDIPTIGVVMCRNRIKGHESQTLQEKYLDAVLFAGGLPIALPHALAEPQLLVALLPKLDGIFLTGSPSNVQPHLYGENGDEPDADPGRDLLSMALIDAALERRIPLFAICRGMQELVVATGGTLYRRLFDEPAFLEHREDPELPVEQQYAPSHEVQVQSGGLLSRLIPGCSTFWVNSLHGQGAKTLGPRLCIEARAQDGLVEAVSVHDHPWALGVQWHPEWNSREYELSRLLLAGFISACQNYHAEKQQV, from the coding sequence ATGGGCAATATATTTGACATACCGACTATTGGTGTTGTGATGTGCAGGAACAGGATTAAGGGACACGAGTCCCAGACCCTGCAAGAAAAGTACCTGGATGCGGTTTTATTTGCTGGCGGTCTGCCGATTGCGCTACCGCATGCGCTGGCTGAACCCCAGCTTCTGGTGGCGCTACTGCCCAAACTCGACGGTATTTTCCTGACCGGAAGCCCCAGCAACGTGCAGCCGCACCTTTATGGTGAAAACGGCGATGAGCCTGACGCCGATCCCGGGCGTGATCTTCTGAGCATGGCGCTAATCGACGCCGCGCTCGAAAGGCGCATCCCCCTTTTCGCCATCTGCCGGGGGATGCAGGAACTGGTTGTCGCCACCGGGGGGACTCTGTATCGTCGCCTGTTTGACGAACCGGCGTTTCTCGAACACCGCGAGGATCCGGAACTTCCGGTGGAACAGCAGTATGCGCCTTCCCACGAAGTGCAGGTGCAATCGGGCGGGTTACTTTCGCGTTTGATACCGGGATGCAGTACCTTTTGGGTGAACTCATTACACGGGCAGGGTGCGAAAACGTTAGGCCCGCGGTTGTGTATTGAGGCGCGCGCGCAGGATGGACTGGTAGAGGCGGTCAGCGTTCACGACCATCCCTGGGCGCTGGGCGTGCAGTGGCATCCGGAATGGAACAGTCGCGAGTATGAACTTTCGCGTCTGCTGCTGGCGGGCTTTATCAGCGCCTGTCAGAACTATCACGCTGAAAAACAGCAGGTTTGA
- the puuR gene encoding HTH-type transcriptional regulator PuuR encodes MSDQALAPGKRLAEIRQQLGLSQRRVAELSGLTHSAISTIEQDKVSPAISTLQKLLRVYGLSLSEFFAESDKPDQPRVVIEQQDLIEIGSQGVSMKLVHNGNPERQLAMMFETYQPGTTTGERIKHQGEEIGTVLEGEVVLTISGQSYHLTAGQSYAINTGIPHSFSNTSAGICRIISAHTPTTF; translated from the coding sequence ATGAGCGATCAGGCCCTGGCTCCGGGGAAGCGTCTGGCGGAAATTCGCCAGCAGCTGGGTCTTTCACAGCGCCGGGTGGCGGAACTGTCGGGGTTAACCCACAGCGCCATCAGCACCATCGAACAGGACAAGGTCAGTCCCGCCATCAGTACCCTGCAAAAATTGCTCAGGGTGTATGGACTGTCGTTGTCGGAGTTCTTTGCCGAGTCGGATAAACCCGACCAGCCCAGGGTGGTGATTGAACAGCAGGATCTGATCGAGATCGGCAGCCAGGGGGTATCGATGAAGCTGGTGCATAACGGCAACCCCGAGAGGCAGCTCGCCATGATGTTTGAAACCTATCAGCCTGGCACCACGACAGGGGAGCGGATTAAGCACCAGGGGGAAGAGATAGGTACGGTGCTGGAAGGCGAAGTGGTACTGACCATCAGCGGTCAGAGCTACCACCTGACCGCCGGGCAGAGCTATGCCATCAACACCGGAATTCCCCACAGCTTTAGCAATACATCGGCGGGTATCTGCCGCATTATCAGCGCGCATACCCCCACCACATTCTGA
- the puuC gene encoding aldehyde dehydrogenase PuuC: MDFHSQEYWQEKARHCVPEGRLFINGEYCAARDGTTFACINPATGQTLVEVARGKKEDVDRAVAAARAVFERGDWSRAAPAQRKAVLNRLADLMTQHAEELALLETLDTGKPIRHSLRDDIPGAVRAIRWYAEAIDKVYGEVANTGEDALALIVREPAGVVAAVVPWNFPLMLACWKLGPALAAGNSVVLKPSEKSSLSALRLAALAQQAGLPDGVLSVISGYGHEAGQALSQHMDVDVMAFTGSGRTGRQLLRDAGDSNMKRVWLEAGGKSANIVFADCPDLEKAAAATAAGIFYNQGQVCIAGTRLLVEESIADRFLELLKQQAQNWLPGDPLDPACAMGTLIDSAHADSVHGFIRDGENSGAQLLLDGRDCEQVASLGPTIFAVSDPTLRLSREEIFGPVLVVTRFDSEAQALALANDSDYGLGAAVWTRDLSRAHRLSRRLKSGAVFVNNYNDGDMTVPFGGVKQSGNGRDKSLHALDKFSELKTIWIALEC; this comes from the coding sequence ATGGACTTCCATTCACAGGAATACTGGCAGGAAAAGGCGCGTCATTGCGTGCCGGAAGGGCGTCTGTTTATTAACGGTGAATATTGCGCGGCCCGGGACGGAACAACCTTTGCCTGTATTAATCCTGCCACCGGCCAGACTCTGGTCGAGGTGGCACGCGGCAAAAAGGAGGACGTGGACAGGGCGGTGGCCGCCGCGCGGGCGGTCTTCGAACGCGGCGACTGGTCCCGGGCGGCGCCTGCGCAGCGCAAGGCGGTGCTCAACCGGCTGGCCGATTTAATGACGCAGCACGCCGAAGAGCTGGCGCTGCTGGAAACCCTGGATACTGGCAAACCGATTCGCCATAGCCTGCGCGACGATATTCCCGGCGCCGTGCGCGCCATTCGCTGGTACGCCGAAGCTATCGACAAGGTCTATGGCGAAGTGGCGAACACCGGGGAGGATGCCCTGGCGCTGATCGTTCGCGAACCGGCAGGCGTGGTGGCCGCAGTGGTGCCGTGGAACTTCCCGCTGATGCTGGCCTGCTGGAAGCTGGGGCCCGCTCTGGCAGCGGGCAACAGCGTGGTGCTGAAACCGTCGGAGAAGTCTTCACTCAGTGCGCTGCGCCTGGCGGCGCTGGCGCAGCAGGCGGGGCTGCCGGACGGCGTGCTCAGCGTGATTAGCGGCTACGGCCATGAAGCCGGGCAGGCGCTGTCGCAGCATATGGATGTCGACGTGATGGCCTTTACCGGCTCCGGACGCACCGGGCGCCAGCTACTGCGTGACGCTGGCGACAGCAATATGAAACGCGTCTGGCTGGAAGCGGGCGGCAAGAGCGCCAACATCGTTTTCGCCGACTGCCCGGATCTGGAAAAAGCCGCCGCCGCTACGGCCGCGGGCATCTTCTATAACCAGGGACAGGTGTGCATTGCCGGTACTCGCCTGCTGGTAGAAGAGAGCATTGCCGACCGTTTCCTGGAACTGTTGAAGCAGCAGGCGCAAAACTGGCTGCCGGGGGATCCTCTCGATCCCGCATGCGCCATGGGTACGCTAATTGACAGCGCTCACGCTGACAGCGTGCACGGTTTTATCCGCGACGGTGAAAACAGCGGCGCGCAGCTACTGCTGGACGGGCGTGACTGTGAGCAGGTCGCGAGCCTGGGACCAACTATCTTCGCGGTCAGCGACCCGACCCTGCGTCTGTCCCGGGAAGAGATTTTCGGCCCGGTGCTGGTGGTCACGCGCTTCGACAGCGAAGCGCAGGCGCTGGCGCTTGCCAATGACAGCGACTACGGCCTGGGTGCGGCGGTCTGGACCCGCGATCTCTCCCGGGCGCATCGCCTGAGCCGCCGTCTGAAGTCCGGGGCGGTATTTGTGAATAACTACAACGACGGCGATATGACGGTGCCTTTCGGCGGAGTGAAGCAGAGCGGCAACGGACGCGATAAATCACTGCACGCGCTGGATAAATTCAGCGAACTGAAAACCATCTGGATTGCTCTGGAGTGTTAA
- a CDS encoding NAD(P)/FAD-dependent oxidoreductase, protein MTEHTESYYAASANEYAPFPALTESIHCDVCVVGGGFTGLSSALHLAEQGYDVVVLESARVGFGASGRNGGQLVNSYSRDIDVIESSYGADAAKMLGSMMFEGGEIIRERISRYRIDCDYREGGLFVALNHRQMSTLEEQKANWERYGNSQLTLLDEEAIGREVASERYVGALLDRSGGHIHPLNLAIGEAQAIKLNGGRIFEQSPVVKIEHGSPAIVKTAHGQVTARYVLIAGNAYLGDKLEPKLAKRSMPCGTQIVATAPLPADVAKKLIPANYCVEDCNYLLDYYRLTADNRLLYGGGVVYGARDPDDVERLIVPKMLKTFPQLEGVKVDYRWTGNFLLTMSRMPQFGRLENNIYYMQGYSGHGVTCTHLAGRLIAEALRGDAERFDAFARLPHYPFPGGRNLRIPFTAMGAAYYSLRDRLGV, encoded by the coding sequence ATGACTGAACATACCGAAAGTTATTATGCCGCCAGCGCTAACGAATATGCGCCGTTTCCCGCCCTGACGGAGTCCATTCACTGTGATGTCTGCGTGGTGGGCGGCGGTTTTACCGGGCTCTCATCGGCGTTGCATCTTGCCGAGCAGGGCTATGACGTGGTGGTTCTGGAATCTGCGCGGGTCGGTTTCGGCGCCAGCGGGCGCAACGGTGGGCAGTTGGTAAACTCCTACAGCCGTGATATCGATGTGATTGAAAGCAGCTATGGAGCCGATGCCGCAAAAATGCTGGGCAGCATGATGTTCGAAGGCGGTGAGATTATCCGCGAGCGCATCAGTCGCTACCGGATCGACTGCGACTACCGCGAAGGTGGGCTGTTTGTCGCTCTGAATCACCGGCAGATGTCGACACTGGAAGAGCAGAAGGCCAACTGGGAGCGTTACGGCAATAGCCAGTTAACGCTGCTGGATGAAGAAGCTATCGGCCGCGAAGTGGCGAGCGAGCGCTACGTCGGTGCGCTGCTCGATCGCAGCGGTGGCCATATTCACCCGCTCAATCTGGCGATTGGCGAGGCTCAGGCCATCAAACTGAATGGCGGACGGATTTTCGAACAGTCGCCGGTGGTGAAAATCGAACATGGTTCACCGGCGATCGTAAAAACGGCCCACGGCCAGGTAACGGCGCGCTATGTGTTGATTGCTGGTAACGCCTATCTGGGCGATAAGCTGGAGCCTAAACTTGCGAAGCGCAGCATGCCGTGCGGCACGCAGATTGTCGCTACCGCGCCGCTGCCCGCCGATGTGGCGAAAAAGCTTATACCAGCCAATTACTGCGTTGAGGACTGTAACTACCTGCTGGATTACTATCGCCTGACGGCGGACAACCGGCTGCTGTACGGCGGCGGCGTGGTCTATGGCGCCCGGGATCCGGATGACGTGGAACGTCTGATCGTCCCGAAGATGTTGAAGACTTTCCCGCAGCTGGAAGGGGTGAAGGTAGACTACCGCTGGACCGGCAATTTCCTGCTTACCATGTCGCGGATGCCGCAGTTTGGGCGGCTGGAGAATAATATCTATTACATGCAGGGCTACAGCGGGCACGGCGTGACCTGTACCCACCTGGCCGGCAGACTGATCGCCGAAGCGCTGCGCGGCGATGCCGAACGCTTCGACGCCTTCGCCCGTCTGCCGCACTATCCGTTCCCGGGGGGCCGCAACCTGCGCATTCCCTTTACCGCTATGGGAGCCGCGTACTACAGTCTGCGGGACCGGCTGGGCGTGTAG
- a CDS encoding malate/lactate/ureidoglycolate dehydrogenase → MNSGHRFHAQTLHDFIQAIFRQMGSHEQEAQQVADHLIAANLAGHDSHGIGMIPSYIRSYSLGHLQINQHASVVKDAGAIVTLNGNGAFGQVAAHEAMALGIDKAREFGIAAVALHNSHHIGRIGYWAEQCAAAGFVSVHFVNVVGNPMVAPFNGRDSRFGTNPFCVVFPRKNDFPLLLDYATSAIAFGKTRVAWHKGVSVPEGCLIDADGIPTTDPAVMQVSPLGSLLTFAQHKGYALAAMCEIMGGALSGGKTTHQETLQDSADAILNCMTTIIINPELFGAPDCEQQTEAFAGWVKASPHADDAPILLPGEWEVNTRRERLEQGIPLDAGSWQAICEAAQQVGMSEERLQTFRQRLGC, encoded by the coding sequence ATGAATAGTGGACATCGCTTCCACGCGCAGACGTTGCACGACTTTATCCAGGCTATTTTCCGTCAGATGGGTAGCCATGAGCAGGAGGCGCAGCAGGTTGCCGATCATCTGATCGCCGCAAACCTTGCCGGACACGATTCGCACGGCATTGGGATGATCCCCAGCTATATCCGCTCATATTCACTGGGACATCTGCAAATTAACCAGCATGCCAGCGTGGTGAAAGACGCCGGTGCGATTGTGACGCTGAACGGCAATGGCGCCTTTGGTCAGGTGGCGGCCCACGAGGCGATGGCGCTTGGCATCGACAAAGCGCGTGAGTTCGGTATTGCGGCCGTCGCCCTGCACAATTCCCACCATATCGGACGTATTGGCTACTGGGCTGAACAGTGCGCAGCGGCGGGTTTCGTCTCTGTTCATTTTGTTAACGTGGTGGGTAATCCGATGGTTGCGCCATTTAATGGCCGCGATAGCCGGTTCGGAACCAACCCGTTCTGCGTTGTTTTCCCGCGCAAAAACGACTTCCCGCTACTGCTGGATTACGCCACCAGCGCTATCGCTTTCGGTAAAACGCGCGTGGCCTGGCACAAAGGCGTTTCGGTGCCGGAAGGGTGCCTGATTGACGCAGACGGGATACCGACTACCGATCCCGCCGTGATGCAGGTTTCGCCATTAGGTTCGCTGTTGACCTTCGCACAGCATAAAGGCTATGCCCTGGCGGCGATGTGCGAAATTATGGGCGGAGCGCTTTCCGGCGGGAAAACCACCCATCAGGAGACATTGCAGGATAGCGCGGACGCCATCCTCAACTGCATGACGACAATTATCATCAATCCGGAACTGTTCGGCGCGCCGGACTGCGAACAGCAGACCGAGGCCTTTGCCGGGTGGGTTAAAGCGTCGCCGCATGCCGACGATGCGCCGATTCTGTTACCCGGCGAATGGGAAGTGAATACCCGGCGGGAACGTCTGGAGCAGGGCATTCCGCTGGATGCCGGTAGCTGGCAGGCGATTTGTGAAGCGGCGCAGCAGGTGGGCATGAGCGAAGAGAGGCTACAGACGTTTCGCCAGCGGCTGGGATGCTGA
- the ccdA gene encoding type II toxin-antitoxin system antitoxin CcdA, which translates to MKQRITVTVDSDHYQQLKEAGVNISGLVSAAMEQEARRLRAERWRAENLEGMAEVARFIEQNGSFADENRDW; encoded by the coding sequence ATGAAACAGCGGATCACCGTGACCGTCGACAGCGATCACTACCAGCAGCTTAAGGAGGCCGGGGTCAATATCTCAGGACTGGTCAGCGCCGCCATGGAACAGGAAGCCCGGCGGTTGCGCGCCGAACGCTGGCGGGCCGAAAACCTTGAAGGGATGGCCGAGGTCGCCCGCTTTATCGAACAGAATGGCTCGTTTGCCGATGAAAACAGGGACTGGTGA
- the ccdB gene encoding type II toxin-antitoxin system toxin CcdB, translating into MQYRVYAYKRKESRYRLFVDVQSDIVDTPGRRMVIPLVSASLLSERVSRELYPVVRFDGDDYRLMTTDMASVTIAVTGRELADLSHYENAIKDAINLMFWGI; encoded by the coding sequence ATGCAGTACCGTGTCTATGCCTATAAGCGGAAGGAGAGCCGCTACCGCCTGTTCGTCGACGTCCAGAGCGATATAGTGGATACCCCAGGCCGAAGAATGGTGATCCCATTGGTTAGCGCCAGCCTGCTGTCAGAGCGCGTTTCCCGTGAACTGTATCCGGTGGTTCGATTCGACGGTGATGACTACCGACTAATGACCACTGATATGGCCAGCGTGACCATCGCCGTGACTGGCCGGGAACTGGCCGATCTCAGCCATTATGAGAATGCGATTAAGGATGCGATAAATCTGATGTTCTGGGGGATCTGA